A window of the Tripterygium wilfordii isolate XIE 37 chromosome 12, ASM1340144v1, whole genome shotgun sequence genome harbors these coding sequences:
- the LOC120010440 gene encoding mavicyanin-like — protein sequence MKSLLGLFCCGCLVVLSQKNGVVVDASKEFKVGDDLGWLEPPPNNTAMYIQWAAKNRFLVGDSLSFEYQNDSVLVVEKFVYYHCNTSNPFSSFDNGKTVFKLDTPGPCYFICGAPNHCKNGPRLLVVMGPHPSGQAPAPQPSSGPSVSLASTSVSMAIILTFVTLARMAS from the exons atgaaatcccTTTTGGGTCTCTTCTGCTGTGGTTGTTTAGTCGTTCTGTCACAAAAGAATGGCGTGGTGGTTGATGCATCAAAGGAGTTTAAAGTGGGTGATGACTTGGGTTGGCTGGAGCCTCCTCCCAACAACACTGCAATGTATATTCAATGGGCTGCAAAGAACAGATTTCTAGTTGGAGATTCGCTGT CTTTTGAGTACCAAAATGACTCGGTTCTGGTGGTGGAGAAATTTGTTTACTACCACTGCAACACAAGCAACCCTTTCTCCTCCTTTGACAATGGTAAAACAGTGTTCAAGCTTGACACGCCTGGACCCTGCTATTTTATCTGTGGAGCACCAAACCACTGCAAGAATGGACCGAGGCTGCTTGTTGTGATGGGTCCACACCCATCAGGCCAAGCACCAGCACCACAACCGAGCTCTGGACCATCAGTCTCACTAGCATCAACTTCAGTTTCTATGGCTATTATTCTCACATTTGTAACGTTGGCTCGGATGGCCTCATAG
- the LOC120010407 gene encoding ankyrin repeat-containing protein At5g02620-like isoform X1 produces the protein MGGRLLAAMVRNDRPVFLALIDKHEELLDKRTAITSNTALHIAARFDIAFAAAIIGRRPDMIEAENNYHETPLHEACRRGAAEMVKLLMAHNPWVATKLNRESHSAFFLACREGHLNVVELMASQSWLMEFEEEATDSTPVHAAIMKGHFDVAKRVLEVCPNFAQKTNRNGLSPLHYAASRGHLKITKLLLSLDPDLALQYSNDGYTPLHLAVINGSIAILEVFMASSPNSFQNSTEEGQTVCHLAVKFNKYDTFKYLGQGLCFSNIFSKQDQHGNAVLHLAVLRGNPEFVKYIIRTKTVGINIQNHQGCTALDLLELAGSHEENNQIIRELLCSPPEENNQIIGELLCSPPEENNQIIGEMLYSPHEERNIELSRLTKESPSGQSRNDLGIYSEVPINIGCRQRTSRENLLMHQSGMNVTNTLVRNKHLSKSCADLSIPVIPPNSSQNLLEPESKETSEIVVGQETSEPELLNEAKDLASQLRQHNHLSERRREELSMLFKYRQNQQNEIHREALLNARNTIILSAILIATVTFAAGLNPPGGVYQEGPLKGKSTVGRTKAFKIFTISNNIALFTSLCIVIVLVSIIPFRRKQLMKLLTLTHKVMWVSLAFLATAFVAGTWIITPHRPGTEWTFEATVAVGGGTMGTVFVYLGVSLARHWLRKLKWRKEHPKKKRNESKSQQAPPTNLDAEAELYSDSYNSDLDSSKSLGYHTY, from the exons ATGGGTGGAAGGCTTTTGGCCGCAATGGTAAGAAACGACAGACCTGTATTTCTTGCTTTAATTGACAAGCATGAAGAGCTTCTTGATAAAAGAACAGCAATTACATCCAACACAGCATTGCACATAGCTGCAAGGTTTGACATTGCATTCGCGGCAGCCATCATAGGAAGACGTCCCGACATGATTGAAGCTGAGAATAATTACCACGAGACTCCATTGCATGAAGCTTGTCGTCGAGGAGCTGCCGAAATGGTGAAGCTGCTAATGGCACACAATCCCTGGGTGGCAACTAAGCTCAACCGCGAGAGCCATAGTGCATTTTTCCTCGCCTGCAGAGAAGGTCATCTTAATGTAGTCGAGCTAATGGCGAGTCAGTCCTGGTTGATGGAATTCGAGGAGGAAGCCACGGATTCAACACCTGTCCATGCAGCCATCATGAAAGGACATTTCG ACGTTGCAAAAAGGGTGCTAGAGGTGTGCCCAAACTTCGCTCAAAAGACCAACAGAAACGGACTTTCTCCATTACACTATGCTGCCAGCAGAGGTCATCTGAAGATAACAAAATTGCTGCTTAGCCTTGACCCGGACCTTGCTTTGCAGTACAGTAATGATGGCTACACACCATTGCACCTGGCAGTAATAAATGGCAGCATCGCGATCCTTGAAGTATTCATGGCGAGTTCACCCAATTCTTTCCAAAATTCCACTGAAGAAGGGCAAACAGTCTGTCATCTTGCTGTCAAGTTTAACAAATATGACACATTCAAATACCTTGGGCAGGGTCTATGTTTCTCTAACATTTTCAGTAAGCAAGATCAGCATGGAAATGCCGTATTACATCTCGCTGTCCTTAGAGGAAACCCTGAA TTCGTCAAGTACATCATCCGCACCAAAACCGTCGGCATAAACATTCAGAATCATCAAGGTTGTACAGCACTGGACCTCCTTGAACTAGCTGGAAGTCATGAAGAAAATAACCAGATAATCAGAGAATTGTTGTGCAGTCCTCCTGAAGAAAACAACCAGATAATCGGAGAATTGTTGTGCAGTCCTCCTGAAGAAAACAACCAGATAATCGGAGAAATGTTGTACAGTCCTcatgaagaaagaaatattGAATTATCACGTCTCACGAAGGAGAGTCCTTCTGGTCAATCCAGGAATGACTTAGGAATCTATAGTGAGGTACCCATCAACATTGGATGTCGTCAAAGAACCTCAAGAGAGAATTTACTAATGCATCAGTCTGGAATGAATGTAACAAATACTCTAGTCAGAAACAAACATCTAAGTAAATCGTGTGCAGACTTGTCTATACCAGTTATTCCACCGAACTCATCGCAGAATTTGCTTGAGCCAGAGTCCAAAGAGACATCTGAAATTGTGGTTGGTCAAGAAACATCAGAACCAGAGCTCTTAAACGAAGCAAAGGATTTGGCAAGTCAGCTGCGACAGCACAATCATCTCAGTGAGAGACGCAGGGAAGAGCTGAGCATGCTATTCAAGTATCGCCAGAATCAGCAAAACGAGATACACAGGGAGGCACTTCTTAATGCCAGAAACACAATTATATTGTCTGCAATTTTAATTGCCACAGTTACATTCGCTGCTGGGCTCAACCCTCCTGGTGGAGTCTACCAAGAAGGACCACTAAAAGGAAAATCAACAGTTGGTCGAACAAAAGCATTCAAGATCTTCACCATATCTAACAACATTGCATTGTTCACATCTTTATGCATTGTTATTGTTCTGGTAAGTATCATTCCCTTCCGAAGAAAACAACTCATGAAGCTACTGACGCTGACTCATAAGGTCATGTGGGTGTCTCTGGCGTTTCTGGCAACAGCTTTTGTAGCAGGCACATGGATCATTACCCCTCATAGACCCGGAACAGAATGGACATTTGAGGCTACAGTTGCTGTTGGTGGAGGAACCATGGGAACTGTGTTTGTGTATCTAGGAGTCTCGTTGGCAAGACATTGGTTGAGGAAGTTGAAATGGCGGAAAGAGCATCCAAAAAAGAAACGGAATGAAAGCAAATCCCAGCAGGCGCCACCCACCAACCTAGATGCTGAAGCTGAATTGTATTCAGATTCCTACAACTCCGATCTTGATAGCTCCAAATCCTTAGGATACCATACATACTGA
- the LOC120010407 gene encoding ankyrin repeat-containing protein At5g02620-like isoform X2 gives MIEAENNYHETPLHEACRRGAAEMVKLLMAHNPWVATKLNRESHSAFFLACREGHLNVVELMASQSWLMEFEEEATDSTPVHAAIMKGHFDVAKRVLEVCPNFAQKTNRNGLSPLHYAASRGHLKITKLLLSLDPDLALQYSNDGYTPLHLAVINGSIAILEVFMASSPNSFQNSTEEGQTVCHLAVKFNKYDTFKYLGQGLCFSNIFSKQDQHGNAVLHLAVLRGNPEFVKYIIRTKTVGINIQNHQGCTALDLLELAGSHEENNQIIRELLCSPPEENNQIIGELLCSPPEENNQIIGEMLYSPHEERNIELSRLTKESPSGQSRNDLGIYSEVPINIGCRQRTSRENLLMHQSGMNVTNTLVRNKHLSKSCADLSIPVIPPNSSQNLLEPESKETSEIVVGQETSEPELLNEAKDLASQLRQHNHLSERRREELSMLFKYRQNQQNEIHREALLNARNTIILSAILIATVTFAAGLNPPGGVYQEGPLKGKSTVGRTKAFKIFTISNNIALFTSLCIVIVLVSIIPFRRKQLMKLLTLTHKVMWVSLAFLATAFVAGTWIITPHRPGTEWTFEATVAVGGGTMGTVFVYLGVSLARHWLRKLKWRKEHPKKKRNESKSQQAPPTNLDAEAELYSDSYNSDLDSSKSLGYHTY, from the exons ATGATTGAAGCTGAGAATAATTACCACGAGACTCCATTGCATGAAGCTTGTCGTCGAGGAGCTGCCGAAATGGTGAAGCTGCTAATGGCACACAATCCCTGGGTGGCAACTAAGCTCAACCGCGAGAGCCATAGTGCATTTTTCCTCGCCTGCAGAGAAGGTCATCTTAATGTAGTCGAGCTAATGGCGAGTCAGTCCTGGTTGATGGAATTCGAGGAGGAAGCCACGGATTCAACACCTGTCCATGCAGCCATCATGAAAGGACATTTCG ACGTTGCAAAAAGGGTGCTAGAGGTGTGCCCAAACTTCGCTCAAAAGACCAACAGAAACGGACTTTCTCCATTACACTATGCTGCCAGCAGAGGTCATCTGAAGATAACAAAATTGCTGCTTAGCCTTGACCCGGACCTTGCTTTGCAGTACAGTAATGATGGCTACACACCATTGCACCTGGCAGTAATAAATGGCAGCATCGCGATCCTTGAAGTATTCATGGCGAGTTCACCCAATTCTTTCCAAAATTCCACTGAAGAAGGGCAAACAGTCTGTCATCTTGCTGTCAAGTTTAACAAATATGACACATTCAAATACCTTGGGCAGGGTCTATGTTTCTCTAACATTTTCAGTAAGCAAGATCAGCATGGAAATGCCGTATTACATCTCGCTGTCCTTAGAGGAAACCCTGAA TTCGTCAAGTACATCATCCGCACCAAAACCGTCGGCATAAACATTCAGAATCATCAAGGTTGTACAGCACTGGACCTCCTTGAACTAGCTGGAAGTCATGAAGAAAATAACCAGATAATCAGAGAATTGTTGTGCAGTCCTCCTGAAGAAAACAACCAGATAATCGGAGAATTGTTGTGCAGTCCTCCTGAAGAAAACAACCAGATAATCGGAGAAATGTTGTACAGTCCTcatgaagaaagaaatattGAATTATCACGTCTCACGAAGGAGAGTCCTTCTGGTCAATCCAGGAATGACTTAGGAATCTATAGTGAGGTACCCATCAACATTGGATGTCGTCAAAGAACCTCAAGAGAGAATTTACTAATGCATCAGTCTGGAATGAATGTAACAAATACTCTAGTCAGAAACAAACATCTAAGTAAATCGTGTGCAGACTTGTCTATACCAGTTATTCCACCGAACTCATCGCAGAATTTGCTTGAGCCAGAGTCCAAAGAGACATCTGAAATTGTGGTTGGTCAAGAAACATCAGAACCAGAGCTCTTAAACGAAGCAAAGGATTTGGCAAGTCAGCTGCGACAGCACAATCATCTCAGTGAGAGACGCAGGGAAGAGCTGAGCATGCTATTCAAGTATCGCCAGAATCAGCAAAACGAGATACACAGGGAGGCACTTCTTAATGCCAGAAACACAATTATATTGTCTGCAATTTTAATTGCCACAGTTACATTCGCTGCTGGGCTCAACCCTCCTGGTGGAGTCTACCAAGAAGGACCACTAAAAGGAAAATCAACAGTTGGTCGAACAAAAGCATTCAAGATCTTCACCATATCTAACAACATTGCATTGTTCACATCTTTATGCATTGTTATTGTTCTGGTAAGTATCATTCCCTTCCGAAGAAAACAACTCATGAAGCTACTGACGCTGACTCATAAGGTCATGTGGGTGTCTCTGGCGTTTCTGGCAACAGCTTTTGTAGCAGGCACATGGATCATTACCCCTCATAGACCCGGAACAGAATGGACATTTGAGGCTACAGTTGCTGTTGGTGGAGGAACCATGGGAACTGTGTTTGTGTATCTAGGAGTCTCGTTGGCAAGACATTGGTTGAGGAAGTTGAAATGGCGGAAAGAGCATCCAAAAAAGAAACGGAATGAAAGCAAATCCCAGCAGGCGCCACCCACCAACCTAGATGCTGAAGCTGAATTGTATTCAGATTCCTACAACTCCGATCTTGATAGCTCCAAATCCTTAGGATACCATACATACTGA
- the LOC120010441 gene encoding mavicyanin-like: protein MKSLLGLFCCACLVVLSQKNGVVVDASKEFKVGDDLGWLEPPNNTAMYIQWAAKNRFLVGDSLSFEYQNDSVLVVEKFGYYHCNTSNPVSAFDNGKTVFKLDTPGPCYFISGAPNHCKNGQRLLVDVMGPHPSGQAPAPQPSSGPSVSAASTSVSLAIIVTFVTLARLAS, encoded by the exons atgaaatcccTTTTGGGTCTCTTCTGCTGTGCTTGTTTAGTCGTTCTGTCACAAAAGAATGGCGTGGTGGTTGATGCATCAAAGGAGTTTAAAGTGGGTGATGACTTGGGTTGGCTGGAGCCTCCCAACAACACTGCAATGTATATTCAATGGGCTGCAAAGAACAGATTTCTAGTTGGAGATTCGCTGT CTTTTGAGTACCAAAATGATTCAGTTCTGGTGGTGGAGAAATTTGGTTACTACCACTGCAACACAAGCAACCCTGTCTCTGCCTTCGACAACGGTAAAACAGTGTTCAAGCTTGACACGCCTGGACCCTGCTATTTTATCAGTGGAGCACCAAACCACTGCAAGAATGGACAGAGGCTGCTTGTTGATGTAATGGGTCCACACCCATCAGGCCAAGCACCAGCACCACAACCGAGCTCTGGGCCATCAGTCTCAGCAGCATCAACTTCAGTTTCTTTGGCTATTATTGTCACATTTGTAACTTTGGCTCGGTTGGCCTCATAG
- the LOC120011497 gene encoding GATA transcription factor 9-like — translation MEASGYFYAAGAGDHFSLDKRISEQKHGDHFAIDDLLNLSNDDAIMGDGFFDNSSNNVIGNNSSDSSLLTSNDSCNSSVSGGDNKFNGFAGSQFSGELCVPYDDLAELEWLSNFVEDSFSAEHDVETKYHYFPGPKPPTPESSSSDTHPESTRNSANAIFQPDTPLPGKARSKRSRAAPCDWTTRLLHVSPTTKPAPARKRDNPNSNSDAGPVRKCLHCSSEKTPQWRSGPMGPKTLCNACGVRYKAGRLVPEYRPASSPTFVPMKHSNSHKKVLELRRQKDLERAQHQQFLGESSMFGISNGADDYLIRHHSGFRHMI, via the exons ATGGAGGCATCAGGCTACTTCTACGCCGCCGGTGCAGGCGACCATTTCTCGTTGGATAAGAGAATTTCTGAGCAGAAACACGGAGACCACTTCGCCATTGATGACCTCCTTAATTTGTCCAACGATGACGCCATAATGGGCGACGGATTCTTCGATAATAGTAGCAATAACGTTATCGGAAACAATTCTTCCGATTCTTCCCTTTTAACCTCCAATGATAGCTGCAATTCGTCCGTTTCCGGTGGCGATAACAAATTTAACGGATTTGCAGGTTCTCAATTCTCCGGCGAGCTCTGCGTTCCC TACGATGACTTGGCGGAGCTTGAATGGCTGTCAAATTTTGTGGAGGACTCATTCTCTGCCGAACATGACGTGGAGACCAAATACCACTATTTTCCCGGACCCAAACCACCAACACCCGAATCCTCCTCCTCCGACACTCATCCGGAGTCGACCCGGAACTCCGCCAACGCAATCTTCCAACCTGATACCCCACTTCCAGGGAAGGCCCGGTCCAAGAGGTCAAGGGCTGCCCCTTGTGATTGGACCACTCGCCTCCTTCACGTCTCTCCCACAACCAAACCCGCACCTGCCAGAAAACGAGATAACCCGAACTCCAATTCGGATGCGGGACCCGTCAGGAAATGTCTGCATTGCTCATCGGAGAAAACTCCGCAGTGGCGGAGTGGGCCAATGGGGCCGAAAACTTTGTGTAATGCGTGCGGGGTGAGGTACAAAGCGGGTCGTTTAGTACCCGAATACCGACCGGCTTCGAGTCCGACATTTGTGCCCATGAAGCATTCGAATTCGCATAAGAAGGTATTGGAGCTTAGGAGGCAGAAAGATTTAGAGAGAGCACAGCATCAACAGTTCCTTGGTGAAAGTTCGATGTTCGGCATATCCAACGGTGCCGATGATTACTTGATCCGTCATCACAGCGGCTTCAGGCATATGATCTAG